From the genome of Hymenobacter cellulosilyticus, one region includes:
- a CDS encoding acyltransferase family protein, translating to MEVVEPVSKKVTQGHLAYLDGLRGLTALYVVLHHALTQINGTFTAATVPAGSIASIPVKAFTFLFGHGRLAVDMFIVISGFCLMLPIVRNKGHMKVGPREFFAKRAKRILPPYYLALAFSMLLIYTVIGEQTGTHWDIAIPVTSTDIVTHLLLLQDLFYSTCYKINHVFWSISVEWRIYFAFPLLVYIWRRLGALRTTALTVGSGLLLYGLTVLLAGFDQTGLNPVSISADYLGLFAIGMLAAELSFTQQESMISWRNRIPLNLILLVTPVATLVLQRLNTNGNNHAFVVLSDLLMGLFSAGLLLAVSTGRMATTHRYLSWRPLVLIGTFAYSLYLVHAPLLQVFSKYVAIPLNLAPLPSILLFVFVATPLITACCYLFYLVAERPFITKSPSAASRVAAS from the coding sequence ATGGAAGTAGTAGAACCGGTTAGCAAGAAAGTAACTCAAGGACACTTAGCGTATCTGGACGGGTTGCGCGGCCTAACAGCCTTGTATGTGGTGCTACACCACGCCCTGACCCAAATCAACGGGACATTTACGGCAGCTACCGTTCCGGCTGGCTCAATTGCCTCAATTCCAGTAAAGGCCTTTACCTTTCTGTTTGGCCACGGGCGGTTGGCAGTCGATATGTTTATCGTTATTTCCGGCTTCTGCCTGATGCTGCCTATTGTCCGCAACAAAGGCCATATGAAGGTAGGTCCCAGAGAGTTCTTCGCCAAAAGAGCCAAACGGATTCTGCCACCTTACTACCTGGCCTTGGCTTTTTCGATGCTCTTAATCTATACAGTAATCGGGGAGCAGACCGGCACGCACTGGGACATTGCCATTCCCGTAACCAGCACCGATATAGTTACTCATCTGCTCTTGCTACAAGACTTGTTCTACAGCACGTGCTATAAAATCAACCATGTTTTCTGGTCCATATCGGTTGAGTGGCGAATTTACTTTGCCTTTCCGCTGCTGGTGTACATATGGCGGCGGCTAGGCGCCTTGCGCACTACCGCCCTTACAGTGGGCAGCGGCCTGCTGCTTTATGGTCTTACTGTTTTGCTGGCGGGCTTCGACCAGACTGGCCTAAATCCGGTTTCCATCAGCGCCGACTATTTGGGACTGTTTGCTATTGGAATGTTAGCCGCAGAGCTGTCCTTTACTCAGCAGGAAAGTATGATAAGCTGGCGGAATAGAATTCCACTCAACCTAATTCTACTTGTCACGCCAGTGGCTACACTTGTTCTGCAAAGGCTTAATACCAATGGCAACAACCACGCCTTCGTAGTGCTGTCAGATCTGCTGATGGGGCTGTTTTCGGCTGGCCTCCTCCTAGCCGTATCTACTGGCCGGATGGCCACCACTCACCGCTACTTATCCTGGCGGCCGCTGGTACTTATTGGCACTTTTGCTTACAGCCTGTATCTGGTGCATGCGCCGCTGCTGCAGGTGTTTTCCAAATATGTGGCCATTCCGCTGAACTTGGCTCCCCTGCCCTCTATTCTGCTATTCGTGTTTGTGGCTACTCCGCTGATAACCGCCTGCTGCTATTTATTTTACTTAGTAGCCGAGCGGCCATTTATTACCAAAAGCCCAAGTGCTGCAAGCCGCGTTGCGGCCAGCTAA
- a CDS encoding NmrA family NAD(P)-binding protein yields MLAGATGALGLLIAHALRQRGATVRALVRPLATTGAEATSLRLQGAEVVAVEYDDAAALARVCAGAACVVSALSGLRPVIVEAQTQLLEAAVAAGVPRFIPSDYSADFTRLPEGSNRNFDLRREFARRLAKAPIQATSVLNGMFMDLLKGQAPVILTGPRRVLYWGSADQPLDFTTMVNTAEYTAAAALDPTTPRYLRVAGEVATIRGLQAAAQAATGQEFKLLRAGSLGVLAGLIKVTKTVAPAKNEVFPPWQGMQYLHNMLSGQAKLPEPLDNDRYPEIRWTKVREMLTGKV; encoded by the coding sequence GTGCTGGCTGGCGCTACCGGGGCCCTGGGCCTACTGATTGCCCATGCCCTGCGCCAACGTGGAGCTACCGTGCGGGCCCTAGTGCGCCCTCTGGCCACCACCGGCGCCGAGGCCACTTCCCTGCGCCTGCAGGGCGCCGAAGTAGTGGCCGTGGAGTATGACGATGCGGCGGCCCTCGCCCGGGTCTGTGCCGGCGCCGCCTGCGTGGTATCGGCCTTATCGGGGCTGCGGCCGGTAATCGTGGAAGCCCAGACCCAGCTGCTGGAAGCAGCCGTGGCAGCCGGCGTGCCCCGCTTTATTCCCTCCGACTACTCCGCCGACTTCACCCGCCTGCCCGAAGGCTCCAACCGCAACTTCGACCTGCGCCGGGAGTTTGCCCGCCGCCTGGCCAAAGCGCCTATTCAAGCCACGTCGGTGCTCAACGGCATGTTTATGGACCTGCTCAAGGGTCAGGCCCCGGTGATTCTGACCGGTCCGCGCCGGGTGCTGTACTGGGGCAGCGCTGATCAGCCCCTGGACTTTACCACGATGGTCAACACGGCCGAGTACACCGCCGCGGCCGCCCTGGACCCTACCACGCCCCGCTACTTGCGCGTGGCTGGCGAAGTGGCTACTATCCGCGGCCTGCAGGCTGCGGCCCAGGCGGCCACGGGTCAGGAGTTTAAGCTGCTGCGGGCCGGTAGCTTGGGCGTATTGGCCGGGCTCATTAAGGTAACCAAGACAGTAGCGCCGGCCAAAAACGAGGTGTTCCCGCCCTGGCAGGGCATGCAGTATCTGCACAACATGCTCAGCGGCCAGGCCAAGCTGCCTGAGCCCCTTGACAACGACCGGTACCCGGAAATCCGCTGGACCAAGGTGCGGGAAATGCTGACTGGTAAGGTTTAA
- a CDS encoding GrpB family protein: MTFPTFFPPSRPVVLEAYRPDWAGEYQQLAARLQQAAGPTIVRLDHIGSTAVPGLCAKDVIDVQLTVASLEEAAGNLTGVLRQAGFRQGESWQYDIFHALPAASPELRKLYMREPEGERRMHLHIREAARFNARFALLCRDYLRAQDPARQEYALLKQRAAHLFPTSIDGYLFLKEPVFHLLYQAAELWAEKTGWRLPAPQ, from the coding sequence ATGACTTTCCCCACTTTCTTTCCTCCTTCCCGCCCCGTGGTACTAGAGGCCTACCGCCCGGACTGGGCCGGGGAGTACCAGCAGCTAGCGGCCCGCCTGCAGCAGGCCGCCGGGCCGACCATAGTACGTCTTGACCATATCGGCTCCACGGCCGTGCCCGGTTTATGTGCCAAAGACGTCATCGACGTGCAACTGACCGTCGCTAGTCTGGAAGAGGCGGCCGGCAACCTTACCGGAGTGCTACGGCAGGCGGGTTTTCGGCAGGGCGAGAGTTGGCAGTACGACATCTTTCACGCGCTGCCCGCCGCCTCGCCGGAGCTACGCAAGCTCTACATGCGGGAGCCGGAGGGAGAGCGGCGTATGCACCTGCACATTCGGGAAGCAGCTCGCTTTAACGCGCGCTTTGCCTTGCTTTGCCGCGACTACCTGCGCGCCCAAGACCCAGCCCGCCAGGAGTATGCCCTGCTCAAGCAGCGGGCGGCGCACCTGTTTCCGACCAGCATTGATGGTTACCTGTTTCTCAAGGAACCCGTTTTTCATCTGCTCTATCAGGCAGCGGAGCTATGGGCGGAAAAAACGGGCTGGCGTTTGCCGGCGCCGCAGTAG
- a CDS encoding family 16 glycosylhydrolase — MRVAKKPTFPAFWLWGEPPHAGSWPTGLQVNIYEGRDYKYNTSRVFGVGYDDEADKFVPHRGEFVWVKTEGYADLADDFHVYTGVWTPTEISFFLDDTKIVTFNDSTIMRQYNRCPTALIVSLQMWPWYTEGSHLDVDYIRVYKPKNNSNEYPSVEYDARAKPVSFFERVRRLFTPTMPFTAMKELP; from the coding sequence ATGCGGGTGGCTAAAAAGCCGACCTTCCCCGCCTTTTGGCTGTGGGGCGAGCCGCCACACGCCGGCAGCTGGCCCACGGGCCTGCAGGTCAATATCTACGAAGGCCGGGACTACAAGTACAATACCAGCCGGGTATTCGGCGTGGGCTATGATGATGAGGCCGATAAATTCGTGCCCCACCGCGGCGAATTTGTCTGGGTGAAAACGGAAGGTTACGCCGACCTGGCCGACGACTTTCATGTGTACACCGGCGTGTGGACGCCCACGGAAATATCGTTCTTCCTCGACGACACCAAAATCGTCACGTTCAACGATTCCACCATCATGCGCCAGTACAACCGGTGCCCCACGGCCCTGATTGTCTCCCTTCAGATGTGGCCCTGGTACACCGAAGGGTCCCACCTCGACGTGGATTATATTCGGGTGTACAAGCCCAAGAACAACTCCAACGAGTACCCCAGCGTCGAGTACGACGCCCGCGCCAAGCCAGTCAGCTTTTTCGAGCGGGTCAGGCGCCTGTTTACTCCCACCATGCCCTTCACCGCCATGAAGGAATTGCCCTAG
- a CDS encoding alpha/beta fold hydrolase, with protein sequence MHTETLALYDSVRRRPVPVVLYQPTVAVARPRLALLSHGYGGQSTAYTFLARQLVAMGYVVASVQHELPGDEPIATTGNLRETRRPNWERGVQNLLFVCQMLQQRLPRLNTGQLLLLGHSNGGDMVMLFAHEHPQLVARVISLDNRRMPLPRTRRPRILSIRSSDQVADPGVLTTAAEQRTFGITIVALPATIHNDMWDGATEAQKQEINAIEAEFLRR encoded by the coding sequence ATGCATACCGAAACGCTGGCGCTGTATGATTCCGTGCGCCGGCGCCCGGTGCCGGTAGTACTCTACCAGCCCACTGTGGCCGTGGCCCGACCCCGGCTAGCGTTGCTGAGCCATGGCTACGGCGGTCAAAGCACGGCGTATACGTTTCTGGCCCGGCAGCTGGTAGCTATGGGCTACGTAGTGGCCAGCGTGCAGCATGAGTTGCCGGGCGACGAGCCTATTGCCACTACTGGCAACCTGCGCGAAACGCGGCGGCCCAACTGGGAGCGGGGCGTGCAAAACCTGCTCTTTGTGTGCCAAATGCTGCAGCAACGCTTGCCCCGCCTGAATACTGGCCAGTTGCTGCTCCTGGGCCATTCCAACGGCGGCGACATGGTCATGCTCTTTGCCCACGAGCACCCGCAGCTGGTAGCCCGCGTCATTTCGCTCGACAACCGCCGTATGCCGCTGCCCCGCACCCGCCGGCCCAGAATCCTGTCCATCCGCTCCAGCGACCAGGTGGCCGACCCGGGCGTACTTACCACGGCGGCCGAGCAGCGCACGTTTGGCATTACGATTGTGGCCCTGCCTGCCACCATTCACAACGATATGTGGGACGGGGCTACCGAAGCGCAAAAGCAGGAGATAAATGCCATTGAGGCTGAATTTCTGCGGCGCTGA
- a CDS encoding phosphatase PAP2 family protein, with the protein MQQKEGLNEAELAALSKDDVPKFDRFVAGKYSERAQTISDFFCYGSLVAAPGLLALNPDIRGHYGQVAVLYLETMLTTSAIFTSTVGNVYRYRPFLYGTQGTARERSSKISTNSFFAGHTAHAATATFFAAKVFHDFNPDSPAQPYVWGAAAVIPAVVGYYRLEAGKHFLSDNLVGYAVGATVGVLVPQLHKTSRAKGLSVAPLQGVNVNGYSYGGLRITKQL; encoded by the coding sequence GTGCAGCAAAAAGAAGGTCTGAACGAAGCAGAGCTGGCCGCGCTCAGCAAAGACGACGTGCCCAAGTTCGACCGGTTTGTGGCCGGCAAGTATAGCGAGCGGGCCCAGACCATCAGTGACTTTTTCTGCTACGGTTCGCTGGTAGCGGCGCCGGGCCTGCTGGCGCTCAACCCCGATATCCGGGGCCACTACGGGCAGGTAGCCGTGCTCTACCTGGAAACCATGCTGACTACCTCAGCTATCTTCACCTCCACGGTGGGAAATGTGTACCGCTACCGGCCCTTTTTGTACGGCACGCAAGGCACCGCCCGGGAGCGGAGCAGCAAGATTTCTACCAACTCCTTTTTTGCCGGCCATACTGCCCACGCCGCCACGGCTACCTTCTTCGCGGCCAAGGTATTCCACGATTTCAACCCCGACTCGCCCGCTCAGCCCTACGTGTGGGGCGCCGCCGCCGTAATTCCGGCCGTGGTGGGATATTATCGTCTGGAGGCGGGCAAGCACTTCCTCTCTGACAACCTGGTGGGGTATGCCGTGGGTGCCACGGTAGGCGTGCTGGTGCCCCAGTTGCACAAGACCAGCCGGGCCAAGGGCTTGTCGGTGGCTCCGCTGCAGGGCGTGAACGTAAACGGGTATTCCTACGGCGGCCTGCGCATCACCAAGCAGCTGTAG
- the ctlX gene encoding citrulline utilization hydrolase CtlX — translation MQSASTVLLVRPASFAFNAETAQSNHFQHALTGLSAKQVQQQAYAEFDNAVATLRERGVRVLVEEDTPAPAKPDAVFPNNWGTFHPDGRVLLYPMCAPNRRSERRPDILERLGQQFVLTEVVDLSAHEQRGRFLEGTGSIIFDHVHRRAYACLSARTDAALFEEVAARLSYKPVPFHAYDAQDQSIYHTNVMLCVGAGFAVICLESITDAADQTRVVESLTSTGHEIVAISLGQVTQFAGNMLTVQPATGPELLVMSQSAYDALTVEQRGRLSQYCELLPLPIPTIETIGAAAPAACWPKSFCRRFPSPLSAKPASPGLLAHPRKPGPDTPARRRSRRLEWRLAPPCRGAGWGLPNRPSTLKRPSGRRAGEKTWSAVRGGRSRRGAGQ, via the coding sequence ATGCAATCCGCTTCTACTGTTCTGCTCGTGCGGCCCGCCAGCTTTGCTTTCAACGCCGAAACGGCCCAGTCCAACCACTTTCAGCACGCCCTAACAGGCCTTAGCGCCAAGCAGGTGCAGCAGCAGGCCTACGCCGAGTTCGACAACGCCGTAGCCACGCTGCGGGAGCGGGGCGTGCGGGTGCTGGTAGAAGAAGATACGCCCGCGCCGGCCAAGCCCGATGCCGTGTTTCCCAACAACTGGGGCACTTTCCACCCCGACGGCCGCGTGCTACTCTACCCCATGTGCGCCCCCAACCGCCGCTCTGAGCGGCGGCCCGACATTCTGGAGCGCCTGGGCCAGCAGTTTGTGCTCACCGAAGTCGTGGATTTGTCGGCCCACGAGCAGCGGGGACGGTTTCTGGAAGGCACCGGCAGCATTATCTTCGACCATGTGCACCGCCGGGCTTACGCCTGCTTGTCGGCCCGCACCGATGCGGCGCTTTTTGAGGAAGTGGCCGCCCGCCTAAGCTATAAGCCCGTGCCCTTTCACGCCTACGATGCTCAGGACCAGTCTATTTACCATACCAACGTGATGCTGTGCGTGGGCGCCGGGTTTGCCGTAATCTGCCTGGAAAGCATCACCGACGCCGCAGATCAAACCCGGGTAGTCGAGTCCTTGACGAGTACGGGACACGAGATAGTAGCTATTTCGCTCGGGCAGGTGACCCAGTTTGCCGGCAACATGCTCACAGTACAACCCGCCACGGGCCCGGAGCTGCTGGTGATGTCGCAGAGTGCCTACGACGCGCTGACGGTGGAGCAGCGTGGCCGGCTCAGCCAGTATTGCGAGCTGCTGCCTTTGCCTATTCCCACCATCGAAACCATTGGGGCGGCAGCGCCCGCTGCATGTTGGCCGAAATCTTTCTGCCGCCGCTTCCCCAGCCCGCTTAGTGCGAAGCCAGCCAGTCCTGGGCTGCTTGCTCATCCACGAAAACCTGGGCCCGATACACCTGCCCGTCGTAGAAGTCGGCGGTTGGAATGGCGCCTTGCTCCTCCATGTCGTGGAGCAGGGTGGGGGCTACCAAATAGGCCAAGTACGTTAAAGCGCCCGTCCGGTCGCCGGGCCGGGGAAAAAACGTGGTCAGCAGTTCGGGGCGGTAGGTCGCGTCGCGGCGCAGGTCAATAA
- a CDS encoding class I SAM-dependent methyltransferase — translation MTTPAAYLDLNRALWNARTGPHLESDFYNVEAFKAGKTSLNRIELDLLGDVAGLRVLHLQCHFGQDSLSLARLGAQVTGVDLSDEAIAAARRLSTDIGVAAEFICCDIYDLPQHLPEKQFDVVFTTYGVLGWLPDLTRWAALVSRYLRPGGRLVLVEFHPVVWMFDNDFTRLQYSYFNTGPIEETEVGTYADRAAGIEHQSVTWNHSLSEVVGSLLGQGLALSSFQEYDYSPYNCFAHTVAQPDGTFRIGPLSDHAPLVYSVVATKPLA, via the coding sequence ATGACTACGCCCGCCGCCTACCTCGACCTGAACCGGGCCCTGTGGAATGCCCGCACCGGTCCGCACCTGGAGTCCGACTTTTACAACGTGGAAGCCTTTAAAGCTGGTAAAACCTCGCTCAACCGTATCGAGCTGGACTTGCTGGGCGACGTGGCCGGATTGCGCGTGCTGCACCTGCAGTGCCATTTCGGACAAGACAGCCTCTCACTGGCCCGGCTCGGGGCCCAGGTTACCGGCGTCGACTTATCCGACGAGGCCATTGCCGCGGCCCGCCGGCTGAGCACTGACATTGGAGTGGCAGCCGAATTTATCTGCTGCGACATCTACGACTTGCCCCAGCACCTGCCCGAAAAGCAGTTTGATGTGGTCTTTACCACGTACGGCGTGCTGGGCTGGCTGCCCGACCTCACACGCTGGGCCGCGCTGGTCAGCCGCTACCTGCGGCCCGGCGGGCGGCTGGTGCTGGTCGAGTTTCACCCCGTGGTCTGGATGTTCGACAACGACTTTACCCGTCTGCAGTACAGCTATTTCAATACCGGCCCCATCGAGGAAACCGAAGTAGGTACCTATGCCGACCGCGCCGCGGGCATCGAGCACCAGTCTGTGACCTGGAACCACAGCCTGAGTGAGGTCGTCGGCAGTTTGCTCGGGCAGGGCCTGGCGTTGAGCAGCTTTCAAGAGTACGACTACTCGCCCTACAACTGCTTTGCCCATACCGTGGCCCAGCCCGACGGCACGTTCCGCATCGGCCCGCTCAGTGACCACGCCCCGCTGGTGTATTCGGTAGTGGCAACCAAGCCGCTGGCCTGA
- a CDS encoding SDR family oxidoreductase — MNLANNTVLITGGASGIGLALAQRFVQAGSQVIAVGRREDKLREAQAQLPGLHTRVCDVASATDRQELLRWVQAEFAQVNVLVNNAGIQNRLQLTTDNQDWDTLRQEIVINVEAPIHLAMLFIPHLQQQPNPVIINVTSGLSFAPAAFAPIYSATKAALHSFTLSLRHQLAATPIKVLEIVPPAVNTDLGGAGLHTFGVPVDAFADSIMERLANGEEEVGYGTSEEIRQASRQEIDARFQLINNR; from the coding sequence ATGAACTTAGCTAATAACACCGTTTTGATTACCGGCGGAGCTTCCGGCATTGGCCTGGCTCTGGCCCAGCGTTTTGTACAGGCCGGCAGTCAGGTTATTGCCGTAGGCCGCCGCGAGGACAAGCTCCGCGAAGCCCAGGCCCAGCTGCCCGGCCTGCACACGCGCGTCTGCGACGTGGCCTCGGCCACCGACCGGCAGGAACTGCTACGCTGGGTGCAGGCCGAGTTTGCCCAGGTCAACGTGCTGGTCAACAACGCCGGCATCCAGAACCGCCTGCAGCTGACCACCGACAATCAGGACTGGGACACGCTGCGCCAGGAAATCGTCATCAACGTGGAGGCGCCCATTCACCTGGCTATGCTCTTTATTCCGCATCTGCAGCAGCAACCCAACCCGGTTATTATCAACGTGACGTCGGGGTTGTCGTTTGCACCGGCCGCGTTTGCGCCCATCTACAGCGCCACCAAGGCGGCACTACACTCCTTTACCTTGTCGTTGCGTCACCAGTTGGCCGCCACGCCCATCAAGGTGCTCGAAATTGTGCCGCCGGCCGTGAATACCGACCTAGGCGGAGCCGGTCTGCACACTTTTGGCGTACCCGTCGACGCCTTTGCCGACTCCATTATGGAACGCTTGGCCAACGGGGAAGAGGAAGTGGGCTACGGTACTTCCGAGGAAATCCGTCAGGCTTCCCGCCAGGAAATAGACGCCCGTTTCCAGCTGATTAACAACCGGTAA
- a CDS encoding TonB-dependent receptor — MRGEEGEVLPGATIFIKGSFIGTSTNQLGQFHMQLLQLNKGSVTLVVSFVGYESKEITLTEADHELIIDLVPSPAAVSATVVSASRVEENILRTSVTIDKVSSAQIERISTPEVLSALGQLPGVDVNSASMLFTSVSTRGFNTAKSERVIQLVDYMDTALPSLNLSPGNLVGIPELDMESIELIHGPASALYGANALSGVILFNSKDPFVYEGLSVRLRGGQRSMLDGQLRYAKKLSQKLAVKFNASGFQANDWIATNREAASFSLNPAGSPLGYDAVSSYGELSFQYTNNPQRQMPGGTHPDLYGKTVYMPGFTEAELIGPDQKTKSYRLQGAVSYLLKANLQLTLEAKYATGTSTYQNISRFRIKDLGTKQYRAELKSSKGFIRAYSTEDFTGSSYELTQLSALLLHSTAQPNSPYGPLSYAQVYFSTYNTAYKQAIQQAGTTPAQAQSLALQAATATQLKATDPRFGELRSQLIADDVPGRGAQQNFNSFLNDISTQRSFRASDFGTDLIVGGAYREYRLGSGSKLFSDTDGQRIRNYEFGAYSQLTQTLMHDQLKLALAGRVDYFKNFSPALSPRASAVYSFGPDKRHNFRASYSAAYRSPSQLEQYGQSDVTTFIVLGNIGQGFQGYGFTDAAGNPYGTPGIPLSAFAITLPKLRLEHAQTAEVGYKGMILPKLYADVSYFRSIYNDFVGARTFAGNVDGSRPTQQQIDEGLPTLSDRTKPTRFIFTWYNHDQQVRTQGTTLGLAYQLHKAVSLTGNYSLNVLDRRNLPADFQTFFNTPKHKFNLGANGTVAQNLSYSVNYRWAQGHRQEMPFVSGTIGSYRTTDIYLGYTVPTLGATFQAGASNLFNTNNIQIIGGPQIGRLAFLGVLVNVK, encoded by the coding sequence GTGCGCGGAGAAGAAGGCGAAGTGCTGCCCGGCGCTACCATTTTCATCAAAGGCTCGTTTATCGGCACCAGCACCAACCAGCTCGGGCAGTTTCACATGCAGCTGCTCCAGCTCAATAAGGGCTCGGTGACGCTGGTTGTGTCGTTTGTGGGCTATGAATCGAAGGAAATTACCCTGACTGAGGCCGACCACGAGCTTATCATTGATTTGGTGCCAAGTCCAGCAGCGGTGAGTGCCACGGTAGTATCGGCCTCGCGGGTAGAGGAAAACATCCTGCGCACCTCCGTCACCATTGACAAGGTCAGCAGCGCCCAAATTGAGCGAATCAGCACGCCGGAGGTGTTATCGGCGCTGGGCCAGCTGCCGGGGGTGGACGTGAATTCGGCCTCAATGCTGTTTACCAGCGTGAGCACGCGCGGCTTCAACACGGCCAAGAGTGAGCGGGTGATTCAGCTGGTCGATTATATGGACACGGCCCTGCCGAGCTTGAACCTGAGTCCGGGCAACCTGGTGGGCATTCCCGAGCTGGACATGGAAAGCATCGAGCTCATCCACGGCCCGGCCTCGGCTTTGTACGGGGCCAACGCCCTGAGCGGGGTCATCTTGTTCAACTCCAAGGACCCGTTTGTGTACGAGGGCTTGAGCGTGCGTTTGCGCGGGGGCCAGCGCAGTATGCTCGACGGACAGCTGCGCTACGCCAAAAAGCTGAGTCAGAAGCTGGCGGTGAAATTCAATGCCAGCGGCTTTCAGGCCAACGACTGGATTGCCACCAACCGCGAAGCGGCCAGCTTTTCGCTGAATCCGGCGGGCTCCCCGTTGGGCTACGACGCGGTGAGCAGCTACGGGGAGCTCAGCTTTCAGTACACCAACAACCCCCAGCGGCAGATGCCCGGCGGTACTCACCCCGATTTGTACGGCAAGACGGTCTACATGCCTGGCTTCACGGAGGCTGAGCTGATTGGCCCCGACCAGAAAACCAAGTCCTACCGCCTGCAAGGGGCCGTGTCGTACCTACTCAAAGCCAACCTGCAGCTCACCCTGGAAGCCAAGTACGCCACTGGTACCTCGACCTACCAGAACATCAGCCGCTTCCGTATCAAAGACCTGGGCACCAAGCAGTACCGGGCTGAGCTCAAGAGCTCCAAGGGCTTTATTCGCGCCTACTCCACCGAGGACTTCACCGGCAGCAGCTACGAGCTGACCCAGCTCAGCGCCCTGCTGCTGCACTCTACGGCCCAGCCAAACTCGCCGTATGGGCCCTTGAGCTACGCCCAGGTGTACTTTTCAACCTATAACACGGCCTATAAGCAGGCTATCCAGCAGGCGGGTACCACCCCGGCGCAGGCCCAGTCCCTGGCGCTGCAGGCCGCTACGGCCACCCAGCTCAAGGCTACCGACCCGCGCTTTGGTGAGCTGCGCAGCCAGCTTATTGCCGACGACGTGCCCGGCCGTGGCGCTCAGCAGAACTTCAACTCGTTCCTGAACGACATCAGCACCCAGCGCAGCTTCCGGGCGTCGGATTTCGGCACCGACCTGATTGTGGGCGGCGCGTATCGGGAATACCGTTTGGGCTCGGGCAGCAAGCTGTTTTCGGATACCGACGGGCAGCGCATCCGCAACTACGAGTTTGGGGCCTACTCCCAGCTTACCCAAACCCTGATGCACGACCAGCTCAAGCTGGCCCTGGCCGGCCGCGTCGACTACTTCAAGAACTTCTCGCCGGCTTTGTCGCCCCGGGCTTCGGCCGTGTACTCCTTCGGGCCCGACAAGCGCCATAACTTCCGCGCCAGCTACTCGGCCGCCTACCGCAGCCCCTCGCAGCTGGAGCAGTACGGGCAGTCCGACGTAACGACGTTTATCGTGCTGGGCAACATTGGGCAGGGCTTCCAGGGCTACGGCTTCACCGACGCGGCCGGTAACCCCTACGGTACGCCCGGCATTCCGCTGTCGGCCTTCGCCATCACACTCCCTAAGCTGCGGCTGGAACACGCCCAAACCGCCGAGGTAGGCTACAAAGGCATGATTCTGCCCAAGCTCTACGCCGACGTGAGTTACTTCCGCAGCATCTACAACGACTTCGTGGGGGCCCGCACCTTTGCCGGCAACGTGGACGGCTCCCGCCCCACCCAGCAGCAAATCGACGAAGGACTGCCTACTCTTTCCGACCGGACCAAGCCCACGCGCTTCATCTTTACCTGGTACAATCACGACCAACAGGTGCGCACCCAAGGCACCACGCTAGGCCTGGCCTACCAGTTGCACAAAGCCGTGAGCCTGACCGGCAATTACTCGCTCAACGTGCTGGACCGCCGCAACCTGCCCGCCGATTTTCAAACGTTTTTCAACACGCCCAAACACAAGTTTAACCTGGGCGCCAACGGGACCGTGGCGCAAAACCTGAGCTACTCGGTGAACTACCGCTGGGCCCAGGGCCACCGCCAGGAAATGCCCTTCGTCTCGGGCACCATTGGCAGCTACCGCACCACCGACATTTACCTGGGCTACACCGTGCCCACGCTGGGTGCTACCTTCCAGGCCGGCGCCTCAAACCTGTTCAATACCAACAACATCCAGATTATCGGCGGCCCGCAGATTGGGCGCCTGGCTTTCCTGGGCGTGCTGGTAAATGTCAAGTAG
- a CDS encoding 2'-5' RNA ligase family protein, which produces MDSPTLPPLILTLALDEESAEFFNALRRQHFPPERNYLDAHLTLFHHLPGTEQAALTRLLSDYARRLAPLPLEVSGLQFLGQGVAYRVGSAALQELHRELQQAWWPWLTPQDQQKRRPHVTIQNKVRPEVARSLHQQLSSSFQPFSATGIGLQLWIYRNGPWEALQYFPFGA; this is translated from the coding sequence ATGGACTCCCCCACTTTGCCGCCCCTGATTCTGACCCTGGCCCTGGACGAGGAATCAGCTGAGTTTTTCAACGCGCTGCGCCGCCAGCACTTCCCGCCCGAGCGCAACTACCTCGACGCCCACCTGACCCTGTTTCACCACCTGCCGGGCACGGAGCAGGCGGCCCTTACCAGGCTGCTCAGCGACTACGCCCGGCGCCTGGCTCCCCTGCCGTTGGAGGTGTCGGGCCTGCAGTTTCTGGGCCAGGGCGTGGCCTACCGGGTCGGAAGTGCGGCGCTGCAGGAACTGCACCGCGAGTTGCAGCAGGCGTGGTGGCCCTGGCTGACGCCCCAGGACCAGCAGAAGCGCCGGCCCCACGTTACCATTCAAAACAAGGTGCGGCCCGAGGTAGCTCGCAGCCTGCACCAGCAGCTGAGCAGCTCGTTCCAGCCTTTCTCGGCTACGGGCATCGGGCTGCAGCTGTGGATTTACCGCAACGGACCCTGGGAAGCGCTGCAGTATTTCCCGTTCGGGGCGTAG